A region of the Peredibacter starrii genome:
TCAAACGGAAACAAATGCGTGCAACAGTCTTTGTGCGTTTCGCGCATGAGTTAATAAGCTCCAGCTCTTCCAGAGACTCAATGTTGAATGAACAAAGTTTCCCTTTCGATACTTTAAGCGCGTAAAGAATTTCTTCTTCAGTTTTACCCACACCTGAGAACACAATCTTCTCGGCCGGAATTCCACATTCCATAGCACGTTTAAGTTCACCACCCGATACGATATCGGCACCAGAACCCATCTTCGCGAGAATCTTTACCAGTTCCTTATTCGGATTTGATTTAAGTGCGAAACAAACCAGAGGATTAATCAGGTTTGCATTCACAGCACCTTGATAGAAATCCTGGTAGTTCTTAACCAGGATTTCTTCAGAGTATAAGTAAAATGGTGTTTTGTTATTTTTGGCGACGGAAGCGATATCAGTTTTAGAGAATTGAAGTTTCTTGTTTTTATATTCTAAGTTTTTCATGGAAATACGACGCTCTTTCTCCATTCCAGGACATTCTGTAATGCTTGTGTATCGAGCATTTTATTATCATAGGCGACTTTCGCCAGGACTTCAAAGTTAGAAAGTGATTGGTATTTAAAATTCGCCTGGCGGAATACTTCCTGGGCCTGAGGAAAATCGTAGGTGAAGATACTCATGATGCTTAAAACCGATAGACCTGCTTCTTCAAGCTTCTTACCGGCTGCAATGGAGCTCTTACCAGTCGAGATCAGGTCTTCAATCAGGACGGTCTTCTGCCCCGGAGTCGAAGCACCTTCAATGGCGTTTTGACGGCCATGGTCTTTGCTGCTGCTACGAACATAGATCAGAGGAAGTTTTAGTTCCTGGGCGATCCAGGCGGCCCATGGAATACCGGCCGTAGCGGTTCCGGCCACAACATCCACTTTAAGTGCTTTAACTGCTTCAGCGAAGGCCTTAATGATATATTCACGTGAATCCACCGTCGAAATAAGGAGGCGGTTATCACAGTAAACGGGAGACTTGATTCCAGAAGTCCAAGTGAAAGGATCATGCGGACGAAGGAAAACAGCTTTTTCTTTAAGAAGGATACTTGCAACTTGTTCAGCATGATTCATGTTATTGTCCTTTCAAAATTTGTTCGAGAGCTTCGCGAGGGTTTGCCGCTTCAGTAATCGGGCGACCAATCACCATATAATCAGTTCCAAGTCGAAGAGCATCCATCGGAGTCGTGATGCGCTTTTGATCATTGGCGGCCGAATCGGCAGGGCGGATTCCCGGAGTAACGGTATAAAACCTTTTCCCACAAAATGCTTTAATTGCTTCAACTTCAAGTGGCGAAGACACTACACCATCACAACCGCTGTCTTGAGCGAGTTTCGCAAAATGCGCCACACTGTCTTTCACATCTCCCATGATTTTCTGTTCACGGTTCATCTGTTCAGTTGTGGTACTAGTTAATTGAGTAACGGCAATGAGAAGCG
Encoded here:
- the pyrE gene encoding orotate phosphoribosyltransferase produces the protein MNHAEQVASILLKEKAVFLRPHDPFTWTSGIKSPVYCDNRLLISTVDSREYIIKAFAEAVKALKVDVVAGTATAGIPWAAWIAQELKLPLIYVRSSSKDHGRQNAIEGASTPGQKTVLIEDLISTGKSSIAAGKKLEEAGLSVLSIMSIFTYDFPQAQEVFRQANFKYQSLSNFEVLAKVAYDNKMLDTQALQNVLEWRKSVVFP
- the pyrF gene encoding orotidine-5'-phosphate decarboxylase, with the protein product MIPANKIIVALDVSDEKKLHDLMDSLKGHEVWTKIGMEVFYALGPKVIHEAKDRGFKVFLDLKLHDIPNTVGKGIASLCKLPIDMVNVHAAGGSEMMKRAAEAVKASGHSPLLIAVTQLTSTTTEQMNREQKIMGDVKDSVAHFAKLAQDSGCDGVVSSPLEVEAIKAFCGKRFYTVTPGIRPADSAANDQKRITTPMDALRLGTDYMVIGRPITEAANPREALEQILKGQ